One segment of Candidatus Nitrospira nitrosa DNA contains the following:
- a CDS encoding DUF2294 domain-containing protein, producing the protein MENSIRNAIIKFEQEFLGRGPDEVRALVARDLVVVRLKGVLTPAERQLAKTAEGIEMVKRLRQNLIAQGRDKLCEQIGEITGAKILGLFTDIDVQLGERVFVFTVDRELQNGAR; encoded by the coding sequence ATGGAAAATTCGATCCGTAATGCCATCATTAAGTTTGAGCAGGAGTTTCTTGGGCGTGGCCCTGACGAAGTCCGTGCGTTGGTCGCACGCGATCTGGTTGTTGTGCGGCTCAAAGGCGTCTTAACACCGGCCGAGCGCCAGCTGGCGAAGACCGCAGAGGGTATCGAAATGGTCAAGCGGCTGCGGCAGAACCTGATTGCCCAAGGGCGAGACAAGCTCTGCGAACAGATTGGTGAGATTACCGGAGCGAAGATTCTCGGTCTCTTCACTGATATTGATGTCCAGCTCGGGGAACGAGTGTTTGTCTTTACGGTGGATCGAGAACTGCAAAACGGAGCGCGGTAG
- a CDS encoding proton-conducting transporter transmembrane domain-containing protein, translating to MTSAVLFSWLATCIPLIGALAGRLLWEDVPQLKKSCIIWSLITVAPILKLKTNLPEGALLLGLLPVVAMISILGQPVQKDHRLSWLMTLICLGLGIGVIAHPAPLSQLFLLALLVTMAGLLMRYHTILWPISWWGISLFYLTALGVVVTLTNPSLSSFGALMTAAVLIPLLPFHIGYLTALTRLPGNLPSFSAFLLPAVGLHVMASALQTVPTAVTGIVGLLALIGGLYGAVKALAQTRIRLMLSYSSLSFFSMLWWHTAASSLATSRAAVFVASIGLATCGLLIAWQIIRTRYGDDVDPSSISGLASSMPRYAVLLSLLALAAMGLPPFGVFAGLMGLLLHSPIPSLIGLMIMLSAWLAASWYLLSAVQRLLFGTRRGDLRYRDVVQQEWAALTMTIVILTVLGLAPIEWWTSTATQSMAGTFSRAIPWHQ from the coding sequence ATGACGAGTGCGGTTCTTTTTTCTTGGCTTGCCACCTGCATTCCGCTCATCGGCGCCTTGGCCGGTCGGCTGCTCTGGGAAGACGTGCCACAGCTGAAGAAATCATGCATCATCTGGTCCCTCATCACGGTAGCCCCGATTCTAAAACTTAAAACGAACTTACCGGAAGGCGCCTTACTCCTTGGTCTGCTCCCGGTCGTGGCCATGATCTCCATCTTGGGGCAGCCGGTCCAGAAGGACCACCGTCTGTCCTGGCTGATGACCTTGATCTGTCTCGGACTGGGAATCGGTGTCATCGCCCATCCGGCTCCCTTGAGTCAGCTGTTCCTCTTGGCATTATTGGTGACCATGGCCGGCCTTTTGATGCGTTACCATACGATCTTGTGGCCGATTTCATGGTGGGGGATCAGCCTGTTTTATCTCACTGCACTTGGAGTGGTCGTCACACTGACGAACCCTTCGCTTTCGTCGTTTGGTGCCTTGATGACGGCGGCAGTACTGATCCCGCTCCTGCCGTTCCATATCGGCTACTTGACGGCGCTCACCAGACTGCCCGGCAATCTTCCCTCTTTCTCGGCATTTCTTCTTCCCGCCGTCGGCCTGCACGTCATGGCCTCAGCCCTTCAGACCGTACCCACGGCGGTCACCGGTATTGTCGGCCTCCTTGCGTTGATCGGAGGGCTGTATGGCGCCGTCAAGGCCCTGGCACAAACTCGTATTCGGCTCATGCTGTCTTATTCCAGTCTCTCCTTCTTTTCCATGCTCTGGTGGCATACCGCAGCATCGAGCCTGGCGACGTCTCGCGCCGCCGTCTTCGTCGCATCCATCGGCCTTGCTACGTGCGGACTACTGATTGCCTGGCAAATCATTCGGACGCGATACGGCGACGACGTCGATCCGTCCTCGATCAGCGGATTGGCCTCCTCGATGCCGCGCTATGCCGTCCTGTTGTCTCTTTTGGCACTGGCCGCGATGGGGCTTCCCCCCTTCGGCGTCTTCGCCGGATTGATGGGATTACTGCTCCACTCACCTATTCCCTCACTCATCGGCCTGATGATCATGTTGTCGGCCTGGCTGGCAGCTTCCTGGTATCTCCTGAGTGCGGTGCAACGATTGTTGTTCGGGACCAGGCGAGGTGATCTTCGATATCGTGATGTGGTGCAACAAGAATGGGCTGCACTAACCATGACGATCGTCATCCTCACCGTGTTGGGACTTGCCCCCATTGAGTGGTGGACGTCGACGGCAACTCAGTCGATGGCTGGAACTTTCTCGCGAGCGATTCCATGGCACCAGTGA
- a CDS encoding NADH-quinone oxidoreductase subunit 5 family protein — protein sequence MWAALLIPLLPLVSALIVVCAEDSTRYAHAKIAAILMGAACLGAATTLYAVTVSGPITLQFYNPATVASLTIPIGFYIDRLSGVMMTLISAVSLIIYTYSVNYMYQDRHYRRYLTLICLTDFVLLCMVSSANLMMLFLFWQLLSYLLYILAHNHSHNQTLDGAYKTFTVLRVADMAFLMGIILTYQVYGTLEIPELFARATASAHTVALWPGMDIDAATAITLLMFIGAMGKSAQFPLHLWLPSSLFAPTPVHGLLHAGIINAGGFLINRMAPLFGMSSVTLHVALVVGTVTAVLGASMMLVQSDIKKTLGLSTIGQMGYMIMECGLGAFSLAVFHLIAHGLFKATVFLNCGNVIQKARVEPHFPHTTHTHHEEEELSNLTWSTGVLTSLVIPLLILLVTHGVLHIPLLESHGTVIILFFIWITSSQAILTLTRLRAVASWKVSSTMLVILLFVVFIYLFAVESFTAFLYPNPSEVASYYKAADLPDWLFDLLLVGATGLTVLGWVYLYLKAHGRSVWLPAWVDRIRHWIYVALINRLYADDCYGRLGQVILRFVHWVDKQEEGWSRR from the coding sequence ATGTGGGCTGCTCTACTGATCCCCTTGCTTCCCCTCGTCTCGGCGCTGATCGTGGTCTGTGCGGAAGACTCGACCCGTTATGCGCACGCCAAGATTGCTGCGATTTTGATGGGGGCCGCTTGCCTGGGAGCCGCGACCACCCTGTATGCCGTGACGGTCTCGGGGCCGATTACTCTCCAATTCTATAACCCTGCCACGGTTGCGTCCCTCACGATCCCCATCGGGTTTTACATCGACCGGCTCAGCGGCGTCATGATGACACTGATTTCCGCCGTCAGCCTGATCATCTATACCTACTCCGTGAATTACATGTATCAGGACCGCCATTACCGCCGGTATCTGACACTGATTTGCCTCACGGACTTCGTGCTGCTCTGCATGGTCTCCAGCGCGAATCTCATGATGCTGTTTTTGTTCTGGCAACTGCTCAGTTACTTACTCTACATCCTCGCGCACAACCATAGTCATAATCAGACACTGGACGGCGCCTACAAGACGTTCACCGTACTGCGCGTGGCCGATATGGCCTTTCTCATGGGAATTATCCTTACCTACCAGGTGTACGGAACGCTTGAGATTCCCGAGTTGTTCGCCCGCGCGACGGCCTCCGCCCACACCGTTGCGCTCTGGCCCGGTATGGACATCGACGCCGCCACCGCCATTACCTTGCTGATGTTCATTGGCGCGATGGGGAAATCCGCACAGTTTCCCCTTCACCTGTGGTTACCGAGTTCGCTCTTTGCGCCGACACCCGTACACGGCTTGCTCCATGCCGGCATCATCAATGCCGGCGGGTTCCTGATCAATCGCATGGCACCACTCTTCGGCATGAGTTCGGTCACTTTGCACGTCGCCTTGGTGGTTGGAACGGTGACCGCGGTGCTGGGGGCCTCCATGATGCTGGTGCAGAGCGACATCAAGAAGACGTTGGGACTGTCGACGATCGGTCAGATGGGGTACATGATTATGGAGTGCGGGCTCGGCGCATTTTCACTGGCGGTCTTCCATCTGATCGCACATGGTCTTTTTAAGGCCACGGTCTTTCTCAATTGTGGAAACGTGATTCAAAAGGCCAGGGTTGAGCCACATTTCCCCCATACAACCCATACCCATCACGAGGAGGAAGAACTGTCAAACCTCACCTGGTCGACGGGAGTTCTGACGAGCTTGGTGATCCCCTTGCTCATTCTCCTGGTAACCCACGGGGTGTTGCACATTCCCTTATTGGAGTCTCATGGGACCGTCATCATTCTCTTCTTCATTTGGATCACCTCCTCGCAAGCCATTCTGACACTCACACGATTGCGCGCAGTTGCATCGTGGAAAGTATCGTCCACCATGCTGGTGATACTGCTCTTCGTCGTCTTCATCTATCTATTTGCTGTGGAATCGTTCACCGCATTCCTCTATCCCAATCCCAGCGAAGTTGCCTCTTATTACAAGGCTGCCGACCTTCCCGACTGGCTGTTCGACCTGCTTCTCGTAGGGGCGACCGGCCTCACCGTGCTCGGCTGGGTCTATTTGTACTTGAAGGCCCATGGACGAAGCGTGTGGCTACCGGCTTGGGTCGACAGGATTCGTCATTGGATATATGTGGCGCTCATCAACAGGCTGTATGCCGACGACTGTTACGGTCGTCTCGGACAAGTCATCTTGCGGTTCGTCCACTGGGTCGACAAACAAGAAGAAGGGTGGTCGCGGCGATGA